One stretch of Rathayibacter festucae DSM 15932 DNA includes these proteins:
- a CDS encoding MFS transporter: MSAATYLTASIPLRLASAGMVVALPVLAVERLDDVALGGLLTGAALFPSVIAAPLVGTVLDRVRAPRRLLVGAALATAASFALASFLGDVPTALIALLLVIAGLATPVYMGGMSSFVTSAIADPRRAYAQDSLSYTVASIGGPAIAGLVIAVASARFAMLAMAALALVGVLGSLALRMEARPTPTVGVRRTIAAGVTHLVRHRPIAIVTLSGTISQIGGGAAGVAAIGLSLERVGSTDAAAGLLTAFAVGGLLGAIAVAMRRWTHRPPAWVMGAGFAATGVALLAAAPDLGIVVALVAFAVAGVFTAPANAAMLLLRDQESPAAVRSQVFTIGAGLRAAAAAVGAALAGAASSLDAGWLILGIAAVWIASGLLLTLFPRPVDTR, from the coding sequence ATGAGCGCCGCCACCTACCTGACCGCCTCGATCCCGCTGCGCCTCGCGAGCGCGGGCATGGTCGTCGCCCTGCCCGTCCTCGCCGTCGAGCGCCTCGACGACGTCGCCCTCGGCGGGCTCCTGACGGGCGCCGCCCTGTTCCCGAGCGTGATCGCCGCTCCGCTCGTGGGCACGGTGCTCGACCGGGTGCGAGCGCCGCGCCGGCTGCTGGTCGGCGCGGCGCTGGCCACCGCCGCCTCGTTCGCGCTCGCGTCCTTCCTCGGCGACGTGCCGACGGCGCTGATCGCGCTGCTCCTGGTGATCGCGGGCCTGGCCACCCCGGTCTACATGGGCGGCATGTCGAGCTTCGTGACCAGCGCGATCGCCGACCCGCGCCGCGCCTACGCCCAGGACTCGCTGTCCTACACCGTCGCCTCGATCGGCGGCCCCGCGATCGCCGGGCTGGTGATCGCCGTCGCGTCGGCCCGCTTCGCCATGCTCGCGATGGCCGCCCTCGCGCTCGTCGGCGTCCTCGGCTCGCTCGCCCTGCGGATGGAGGCGCGGCCCACCCCCACCGTCGGCGTCCGGCGCACCATCGCGGCCGGTGTCACCCACCTCGTGCGGCATCGGCCGATCGCGATCGTCACCCTCTCCGGGACGATCAGCCAGATCGGCGGCGGCGCGGCCGGCGTCGCGGCGATCGGCCTGTCGCTCGAGCGGGTGGGGAGCACCGACGCGGCGGCCGGGCTGCTCACCGCGTTCGCCGTCGGCGGGCTGCTCGGTGCGATCGCGGTCGCCATGCGGCGCTGGACGCACCGCCCGCCGGCCTGGGTGATGGGCGCGGGCTTCGCCGCGACCGGTGTCGCCCTGCTCGCCGCCGCGCCCGACCTCGGGATCGTCGTGGCCCTCGTCGCGTTCGCCGTCGCCGGAGTCTTCACCGCGCCCGCGAACGCCGCGATGCTCCTGCTGCGCGATCAGGAGAGCCCGGCGGCCGTCCGCTCCCAGGTCTTCACCATCGGCGCGGGCCTGCGCGCCGCCGCCGCCGCGGTCGGCGCCGCCCTCGCCGGAGCCGCGTCCTCTCTCGACGCCGGCTGGCTCATCCTCGGCATCGCCGCCGTCTGGATAGCCTCGGGCCTGCTCCTCACCCTCTTCCCCCGCCCGGTGGACACGCGCTGA
- a CDS encoding medium chain dehydrogenase/reductase family protein — MTTALPLTTTRVVLPGLVEPSGLLLEQAAVEPPAAGELLVAVEATGISFAEQSMRRGRYFAQPAFPFTPGYDLVGRVLAVGPGGDASLEGRRVAALTKTGGWTGHARVAARDCVLVPEGVAPEDAEAVVVNGVTAWQMLHRSARLSCGDTILLFGANGGVGGLVHRLASLEGIRVIGAASPRHHDALRAAGVEPVDYADPELAARVRELAPGGVQAVFDNIGGETTRLAWSLLAPGGTLVAYAIVSASTGSIWPPFLKQLARVQAYQLAPNGKRAVFYDLWSGHSLRPARFRARLEEDLGRVLALLADGSLTANIAARFPLTEIVAAMELAESRTLDGKVILLP, encoded by the coding sequence ATGACCACCGCCCTCCCGCTCACCACCACCCGCGTCGTCCTCCCCGGGCTCGTCGAGCCGTCCGGACTCCTCCTCGAGCAGGCCGCCGTCGAGCCGCCTGCGGCCGGCGAGCTGCTCGTCGCCGTCGAGGCCACCGGCATCTCCTTCGCCGAGCAGTCGATGCGCCGCGGCCGCTACTTCGCCCAGCCCGCCTTCCCCTTCACGCCCGGCTACGACCTCGTCGGCCGGGTGCTCGCCGTCGGTCCCGGCGGCGACGCCTCGCTCGAGGGCCGCCGCGTCGCCGCGCTCACCAAGACCGGCGGCTGGACCGGCCACGCCCGGGTCGCCGCGCGCGACTGCGTCCTCGTCCCCGAGGGCGTCGCGCCCGAGGACGCCGAGGCCGTGGTGGTGAACGGAGTGACGGCCTGGCAGATGCTGCACCGCTCGGCCCGGCTCTCCTGCGGCGACACGATCCTCCTGTTCGGAGCGAACGGCGGCGTCGGCGGCCTCGTGCACCGGCTCGCCTCGCTCGAGGGCATCCGGGTGATCGGCGCCGCCTCGCCGCGGCACCACGACGCCCTCCGCGCGGCGGGCGTCGAGCCGGTCGACTACGCCGACCCGGAGCTCGCCGCCCGCGTCCGCGAGCTCGCACCGGGCGGCGTGCAGGCCGTCTTCGACAACATCGGCGGCGAGACCACCCGCCTGGCCTGGTCGCTGCTCGCGCCCGGCGGCACCCTCGTCGCCTACGCGATCGTCAGCGCGAGCACCGGCAGCATCTGGCCGCCGTTCCTGAAGCAGCTCGCCCGGGTGCAGGCCTACCAGCTGGCGCCGAACGGGAAGCGGGCCGTCTTCTACGACCTCTGGTCCGGGCACTCGCTCCGGCCCGCCCGGTTCCGTGCGCGGCTCGAGGAGGACCTGGGCCGCGTGCTCGCGCTGCTCGCGGACGGCTCGCTCACCGCCAACATCGCGGCGCGCTTCCCGCTCACGGAGATCGTGGCGGCGATGGAGCTCGCCGAGTCGCGCACGCTCGACGGCAAGGTGATCCTGCTGCCCTGA
- a CDS encoding septum formation family protein: protein MNRRRSALVLAAAAALALGLTGCSGINSMMGGETRDDTSGEIVDGGTTDVFQLRVGDCLNDELSETATEVTDVPTVPCSDAHSYEVFQNITMADADEYPGETATTEQADSECQAAFEGFVGLSYEESQYDFSYYYPTQESWDGGDRVINCLITDPAGPSTGTLSGAAA from the coding sequence ATGAACCGCCGCCGTTCCGCCCTCGTCCTCGCCGCCGCCGCGGCCCTCGCCCTCGGCCTCACCGGCTGCTCGGGGATCAACAGCATGATGGGCGGCGAGACCCGCGACGACACCTCGGGCGAGATCGTCGACGGCGGCACGACCGACGTCTTCCAGCTCCGCGTCGGCGACTGCCTGAACGACGAGCTGAGCGAGACCGCGACCGAGGTCACCGACGTGCCGACCGTGCCGTGCTCCGACGCGCACAGCTACGAGGTCTTCCAGAACATCACGATGGCCGACGCGGACGAGTACCCCGGCGAGACGGCGACCACCGAGCAGGCCGACTCCGAGTGCCAGGCCGCGTTCGAGGGCTTCGTCGGCCTCAGCTACGAGGAGTCGCAGTACGACTTCAGCTACTACTACCCGACCCAGGAGAGCTGGGACGGCGGCGACCGCGTCATCAACTGCCTGATCACCGACCCCGCGGGCCCCAGCACCGGCACCCTCTCGGGCGCCGCCGCCTGA